Genomic segment of Paucidesulfovibrio longus DSM 6739:
CCTCGCGGTCGGCCACGACTCCGCCCTGGTTCAGGTGCAGGAGCACGGCGAGGTCCACGCCCCGGTTGGTGGTGTGCTTGGAAAAGCCCAGCTCGCGGCGCTTGGCCGTGGAGGAGCGCAGGGAGAGCGTCCAGGTGTCGCCCACGCCGCTCCAGGTGGAGAGCACGGGACCGCTTTCGCGCTCCTGGCGCACGAGAAAGCTGGTGAAGTCGCCCAGGGAGAGCCGACCCGGCAGACCGAGAAAATCGCCGCGTTCGGAACGGATGGCCACGGGCATGGCCAGGAATTCCGCGCCCGGCTGATCCGTTTCCGGCTCTGCGGGGCGGCTTGCGTCGGGCTGGCCCCCTTTTTCCAGGGCATAGCTGTCCACGCCGTCCCGGCCGCGCACGTTGACGATCTTCTTGGCGCGGACGCGGCGCTCCGGGGTGCCCTGCTCTTCCTGTGGGGAGGGAGTTTCCCCGTCCTCGCCCGCGGAATCCGCTTCTGCGTCGCCGCGTTCTTGCGCAGCAAGGCCGTCTGTTTCCATGGTCCGATCCTCGGCGGTGCGATCCTGCGGGGCGCTCGCTTCCCCGCCCGGCAGCTGACCGGAGGAGGCGTCGCCCGACTGCCGATCGGTGCGGAATCCCGCGGCCAGCTCGCCGAGCAGCACCTGATTCCCGGCTTCGGCTTCCAGCAGGCCGCGCAGGGCCTCCTCCAGCCTGGAAAGGCGCTGCTCCGACCTTGCCTGGGCCGTGGCCAGCTGGGCCATGCCCTGCATCATCTGCCCGGCGGTCTTGAAGAATTTTTCCAGATATTCCGGAGAGGCTCCGGCCATGGCCGAGACGCTCTGCCCTTCGGGGGCGGTTTCCCGACGTCCGCCCTCGGAGCGGAACCCGGCCTGCTTGAGGCGCTTCTCGGTTTCGGCCACGGAAAGGCCCTGCTCGAAGCATTCGCGGATTTTCTTGCAGACCTCCAGCGCCTTGGGCTGGAAGCGGATGGGCTTGCCGTACCCCGCCACGGGAATGTAGCCCGGAAATTTGCGACGATAGCTTTTCACCGTGGTCACGGACACGCCCAGGGCGTCTCCGAGATCCTTGTGGGTCAGGGTCTTGTCTGGCATTCGCTTTTATCTCCGTGTCTTCGTCTCGCTGCGGCGCAGCATCGCCGGAATCATTTCGTCACCGATCGTCACCCTGTAAATCCTTGCAGGGCAATGATCAGTAACTGATCGATATCGACATGGGACAGGGAAGTCAAGGACCGGGCCGGAAAGCGCGACGTGATCCGCTTTCCGGCCCGGAGGGCTTTTCAGGTCCGCAAACCGGCTGGCCCGGGATCAGAGCAGTTTGCTGGAAATGAATTCCAGGCCCGATTCCTGAACCGCTTCGGGCGAGCCCACCACAACGGCGCGGCCATGCTCGGCCACCAGCCGCGCGGCCTCGGCGAAATGCCGGAAGTCGCCGCTGGTGGTGCCCAGGATTTCCCCTCGGACCTGCTGCCGCCAGGCATCGGTGATGCCGGAAAGGTAGCGGATCATGGAGGTGAAGCCCTTGGCGTCCGGCAGCATGTAGCTGTCCATCTCGCCGATGGCCCCGATGACGCTTTTCTCGATGTCGTCGTGGCTCAGCGCGGCGTCGCGCAGGTAGGCTCCGATGTGGTCGAAGGCGTCCAGGGTCTTGGTCAGGTTCGGGTCGCGGTAGGAAACGAAGCAGAGCGTGCCCGCCACGAGGTCGAACATGCTGAACGCGCCGTAGGCCCCGCCCAGCACCCGCACCTTTTCCCAGAGGTAGCCCGCGCGCAGGAACTTGCTCACGGCGTTGGCCGCGCCCGTGAACTGCATGCCCAGATCCCGGAGGTTCGCGCCCCGGCCCACGTAGTTGACCTGCGCGGGCAGGGTCAGGGCCTCAAGCTTCGGGTAGCTGCACGGGGTGCGCTCCAGCCGGGGGTTCGTCGCATCGGGCAGCGCGCGGGTCAGGGAGGTGATGCCGGGCATGATGCTCGCGAAATCGTCCTCGCTGGCCGTGACGTTGATGATCAGATTGTTGCGGGAGAAGAGCAGGCGGCGCATCTCCTCCAGGTCGCGGTGCACGCTTTCGAAGTCGTTCTCCACCCGATCGGCCAGCTCGCGCAGGTAGAAGAGGTTGGTGACTCCGTGCATCAGCTCGTTGGTCAGCCCGGCCTCGTGCATGCCCGCGCGCAGCCGCGCGGCCACGGCCATGTGCCCGGAGGGTATCAGGCGATGCTCGGCCTGGGCCTTGGCTTCCAGGACCATCTGACGGAAGCGGTCCTTGTTGTCCAGGCGGCAGAGCATGAGCACTTCGAGCAGGATCTTGAAAAGCTCCTCGCTGCGCTCCACCGTGGCCTTGCAGCGCAGGAAGAGCTTGGAAACGCAGCCTTCGGCGGTGCCCAGGGCGGGCGCGGCGTAGGTCATGGATTCGATGCCGCCGGTCTTGCGGGCGATGCGCTTGGTCAGCGTCACGTAGTCGCTGGTCTCGGTGCCCATTTCCAGCAGGGCCTCGCCGAAGAGCGGGACGTAGGGCAGGAGCCGTTCC
This window contains:
- a CDS encoding helix-turn-helix domain-containing protein, translated to MPDKTLTHKDLGDALGVSVTTVKSYRRKFPGYIPVAGYGKPIRFQPKALEVCKKIRECFEQGLSVAETEKRLKQAGFRSEGGRRETAPEGQSVSAMAGASPEYLEKFFKTAGQMMQGMAQLATAQARSEQRLSRLEEALRGLLEAEAGNQVLLGELAAGFRTDRQSGDASSGQLPGGEASAPQDRTAEDRTMETDGLAAQERGDAEADSAGEDGETPSPQEEQGTPERRVRAKKIVNVRGRDGVDSYALEKGGQPDASRPAEPETDQPGAEFLAMPVAIRSERGDFLGLPGRLSLGDFTSFLVRQERESGPVLSTWSGVGDTWTLSLRSSTAKRRELGFSKHTTNRGVDLAVLLHLNQGGVVADREELMEFFREMKDLIHMIGEN